In the Hordeum vulgare subsp. vulgare chromosome 7H, MorexV3_pseudomolecules_assembly, whole genome shotgun sequence genome, one interval contains:
- the LOC123410515 gene encoding protein CWC15 homolog — MTTAARPTWAPAKGGNEQGGTRIFGPSGKYSSRDLAAHTSLKPRKEGQQTQEEVQKRNLRDELEERERKHFSSKDKSYVDERDRRKSSSLLLEGSKRDEDKIVPREIDADDSDVELKSDDESDDDDDDDDTEALMAELERIKKERAEDRLRKERQQAEEEAKMKEAELMRGNPLINMNNSGSFNVKRRWDDDVVFKNQARGETKTPKRFINDTIRSDFHRKFLHRYMK, encoded by the exons atgacGACGGCGGCGCGGCCTACGTGGGCGCCGGCGAAGGGCGGGAACGAGCAGGGCGGCACGCGCATCTTCGGGCCCTCCGGGAAGTACTCCTCCCGCGACCTCGCCGCCCACACCTCCCTCAAGCCCAG AAAAGAGGGACAACAAACTCAAGAGGAGGTACAGAAGAGGAATCTTAGGGATGAACTTGAGGAGCGTGAACGCAAGCACTTCTCATCCAAGGATAAGTCCTATGTTG ACGAGAGGGACCGGCGAAAAAGTTCAAGCCTGCTTTTAGAAG GTTCAAAAAGGGATGAAGATAAGATAGTTCCACGTGAAATTGATGCAGACGACTCTGACGTGGAGCTCAAAAGTGATGATGAAAG cgatgatgatgacgatgacgatgacaccgAGGCCCTAATGGCAGAGCTTGAAAGGATTAAAAAAGAAAGAGCTGAGGACAGGCTTAGAAAG GAGCGTCAGCAAGCAGAAGAAGAGGCCAAGATGAAGGAGGCTGAGCTGATGCGAGGAAACCCGCTGATCAATATGAATAACTCCGGCTCCTTCAACGTGAAGAGAAG GTGGGATGATGATGTTGTATTCAAGAACCAGGCTCGTGGAGAGACCAAGACACCGAAACGGTTCATCAACGACACCATCAGAAGTGATTTCCACCGCAAGTTTCTGCATAGGTACATGAAATGA